The following coding sequences lie in one Pseudomonadota bacterium genomic window:
- a CDS encoding wax ester/triacylglycerol synthase family O-acyltransferase: MSHYERLSALDAVFLEIETPSCHMHFAAVLVFEARSLTLPHGGIDFERIRRHIEAGVHYVPRYRQRIEYIPLQHHPVWVDDDDFNINYHVRHAAVPRPGTPEQLNRLVGRILAQKLDRTRPLWELYVVEGLADDRFAIVAKVHHCMVDGLAGVNVMSVWLRAEAEATHVEAPASWNPRPAPSRTELFTDELRRRRARVSQMLDRLGQIKEDPQRALDKLKDKASSVLSTVGAGIVPVSRTPLNPAQIGAYRRFDSFRVELAAAKRVARTLGTTLNDVVLATVAGAVRTYLQQQRVEPEPLDFRVLAPVSRRGAEDQGKLGNRISLLLVRLPIEQPTATARLRAVAAITQAAKRSRQAAGGEVMESLGEGTTAGMLSQAIRLGSRLRAYNLVVTNVPGPQHPLYLLGARLLDVHPVVPLYLGQALGIAIFSYDGMLFWGLHADWTALPQLGELNALLQQEFAALVAAADAHQAQGLAQAAIAAVAPPPGAGVSRAVDAAGGA, translated from the coding sequence GTGTCGCATTACGAACGGCTCTCGGCGCTCGACGCGGTCTTTCTCGAGATCGAGACGCCAAGTTGCCACATGCATTTCGCCGCCGTCCTGGTCTTCGAGGCGCGCTCGCTGACCCTGCCTCACGGCGGGATCGACTTCGAGCGCATCCGGCGGCACATCGAGGCCGGGGTGCACTACGTGCCGCGCTACCGGCAGCGCATCGAATACATCCCCTTGCAGCACCATCCGGTCTGGGTCGACGACGACGACTTCAACATCAACTATCACGTGCGCCACGCCGCCGTGCCGCGTCCCGGCACGCCGGAGCAGCTCAATCGGCTGGTGGGCCGCATCCTGGCCCAGAAGCTCGACCGCACGCGGCCGCTGTGGGAGCTCTACGTCGTCGAGGGCCTGGCGGACGATCGCTTCGCCATCGTCGCCAAGGTCCATCACTGCATGGTCGACGGCCTGGCGGGCGTCAACGTGATGTCGGTCTGGCTGCGCGCCGAGGCCGAGGCCACGCATGTCGAGGCCCCGGCGAGCTGGAATCCGCGTCCGGCGCCGAGTCGCACGGAGCTCTTCACCGACGAGTTGCGCCGGCGTCGCGCGCGGGTCAGCCAGATGCTCGACCGGCTCGGGCAGATCAAGGAAGACCCGCAGCGCGCGCTGGACAAGCTCAAGGACAAGGCCTCGAGCGTGCTCTCGACCGTCGGCGCCGGCATCGTGCCCGTCTCGCGCACACCGCTCAATCCGGCGCAGATCGGCGCCTACCGCCGCTTCGACAGCTTTCGCGTCGAGCTCGCCGCAGCCAAGCGCGTGGCGCGCACGCTGGGGACGACGCTCAACGACGTGGTGCTGGCGACCGTCGCGGGGGCGGTGCGAACCTATCTGCAGCAGCAGCGCGTCGAGCCCGAGCCGCTCGACTTTCGCGTGCTGGCCCCCGTCAGTCGCCGCGGCGCCGAGGACCAGGGCAAGCTGGGCAATCGTATCTCGTTGCTGCTGGTTCGGCTGCCGATCGAGCAGCCGACCGCGACGGCACGGCTGCGCGCCGTCGCCGCGATCACCCAGGCCGCGAAGCGCTCACGGCAGGCCGCCGGCGGCGAGGTGATGGAGTCCCTGGGTGAGGGGACGACGGCGGGCATGCTGAGCCAGGCCATCCGCCTCGGCAGCCGCCTGCGGGCCTACAACCTGGTCGTGACCAACGTCCCCGGGCCGCAGCATCCGCTCTACCTGCTGGGGGCTCGGCTGCTCGACGTCCATCCGGTCGTGCCGCTCTATCTCGGCCAGGCGCTGGGCATCGCGATCTTCAGCTACGACGGCATGCTCTTCTGGGGGCTCCACGCCGACTGGACCGCGCTGCCGCAGCTCGGCGAGCTGAACGCGCTGCTGCAGCAGGAGTTCGCGGCCTTGGTCGCGGCGGCGGACGCGCATCAGGCCCAAGGCCTGGCCCAGGCGGCGATCGCTGCCGTGGCGCCGCCGCCGGGCGCGGGCGTCAGTCGCGCGGTCGACGCCGCAGGCGGCGCCTGA